The genome window aggggtaTGTGAACCCTCTGTCTCAGGAGACTTATAGaggaattgaaaccaatttttacaaaaCAATTTAAGTAACCCGCCCACTATAAAACTCACACCtgttaagaaatgtcttgatgtggggcattgtctgatgtgcatcatggctgggtcaaaagagctgcgatcaaggattgttgatttgtataaagctgggaaagtatACAAAACTATCttgaaaagtctggatgttcatcactcgacagtcagagaagttctctacaaatggagagagtttggcactgttgcttctctcccaaggagacaccaaagatgatgccaagagttcagcgcagaatactcagagaggtaaaaaaagaaccattgatagagtgtctgctaaagacttacagaaatcactggcacagtccaatatctctgtgcacacatcacccATATGGCGAAGAATGGTgttaatgggaggactccacggacgaagccactgctgtctaaaaaaacattgttgctcgtttaatgttcaaaaaaaggcacttggccatccacagaagttttggcaaaatattttgtggactgatgaaaccaaagttgaattgtttgggagtaacacacaacatcatgtgtggaggaaaaatggaacagctcaccaacatcaacacctcattcccaccgtgaagcatggtggagggagcatcatgatttggggctgttttgctccctcagggcctggacaacttgcaatcattaatggaagcatgaattcaaatgttttgcaggaaaatccaaggccgtctgtcagacagttgaagctaaaaagaggatggatgctgcaacaagacaatgatccaaaacacagaaattaattaacttcagaatggtttcaaaagaacagaatacacattctggagtggccaagtcaaagtccagactcgaacccaattgagatgctgtggcatgacttaaagacagcgattcatgccagacatcccaggaatctgactgaaatacagcagttttgtcaaaAAGAATGGTccaagattagtcttgatcgatgtgccagactgatctgcagctacaggaagtgtttggttgaagttattgctccaAAGGGggtgggggcacaaaatattacttattttcccctttctgtcattgtttgcatgctatcctcattaaaactaataaatgtttgggtggtttgagttaaagcagacactttttttttcatccgtgtgattttgacaaagatctgaacacattttatggtgattttatgcagaaaagtgagaaattccaaaaaggttcagatactttttcataccactgtagctgttcattagcgttagcgcctcccCTGTATTTGTTTTCCCTGAATAAATAGAGTTCACGGACGGCGACCTGGGTGCAGCAGCatttcaaccccataaaaaactTCCTACgtgttctttttagccaagTTAGGTGTAaatgaaccaaatttcaaatctAACAAATACGCATACTGTTAGACATTGATCATCCTGACTTTAGATGAAAATCAGAAATGGGTGAGCTTAAAATCTCACTTTATGCAAGAGCCCATTCTTATTTCTATGCATATTCTAGAGGTCCATTGTATGTGTAATCATAGAAAATGGTTGTACTCTTTGCAATGACATGAAAGGCTTTTGTATAAATGGCTGTAGGCAAAACAGCCACAGTGAACGTGCGTCTGCTGACCGTGGCCACGCCGCTGTCAAGATGATCTCGAGGGCCCGCAGCACGTTGATTCTCGTGACCTCTTCGGGGCCGTCGCTGACCTCCAGGTAAGCTGGCAGAACGCGAGTGAGACGACCAAGGTGGCGACACACGCACACGCCCATTCTAAtgcacaagaaaacaaacacatactGATTCTTGATACTAGCGACTAGCGTGCCCACACGCTCTATCATACATAAGGCCTgtcacgatgaaaaaaaaaattccaagacATGATCACGATAGTGACCCAATGCTAATTTAGCGACTGAATTGCATCCTCTTTTGTAAATTAACAGTAAAATGGGTGTTCCTGAAGAAATGTGAAGTGTGTTTTGTATTTTACACATAGGATGTGTCATTTTCTTTGTTCTGTGTTTAGTGTAATAGCTCAGCTTAACTGGAGTGTAAGATATGGCTTGAGAACCATCAGCGttagactttttttgagggactgttcaccagaggtgggtagtaacgcattacatttactcctttacatatacttgagtaacattttgagaaaaatgtacttcatagTTTTACTAGGCCacacttttttcttttacttgagtaaatttgtgaCTATAGAGGAAATGCTACACTACATTTATCGTcaatattctacatattagatttgaaTTTGTTTTTGCCAGCACAGTGGCTCTAGCAGTTCCCCCAATGAGCTGTCGCAACAATAGTCACGTGAttgcattacaccaatcagacgtaacaaTAGTCACACTCCCACACAatcaactaccgtattggcccgaacataagacggccctgattataaaacgaccccctctttttcaagactcaagtttgaaaaaaaaaaaaaaagactttttgaacaccaaattaatttttatacagaaaataattacagtacatctgaaacaaatgattataacaatatatttgagagaaaaagcatgttattttccctcattcaaatcttaatatctgaacatttaaatatgtaaactaaagtacaatcacattcgtaaatgaatggcttctggtttttgaaatgtaaataaaccaatctatagtgataaaacaacaacattaaccatcaaagtgaagtctaactggaaCTGTAGTctcgaaacaaatctgaataaggaaaaacactgcaataaaataatgcaaactggttaaacttgagagtagctgagatcagtcatgacagatcatcgcttcaatgatatctggcgctctctagcgtcgtaaatgggtataatgtcgagaccgcgaatataagacgacccccgctttttcagtcttatttcaatgcaaaaaacaccgtcttgtattcgggccaatacgttatTTGACATTGAGTGGTGcctcctacatgacccaaaagtgCATATATCAAGCTCTTTctaatttttatttggcacGGATAGACCACAGAAATCCGGAGATATAATAGTTTTCATTTCATAGGAAGAAATGTGTTTTTACCACTGGACGGCATTACCGCTCTATGGACGGATGATGTTTTCACTATAACAACAAAAGCTCATTTAAAGGACGTTGtgttgagagaaaaggcatacAGTaccagtgtttgtttttttgaagtCAGACATTACATGCAGTTACTTAAGTATTCCTTTcacttacagtgctggccaaaagtattggcactcctgcaattatgtcagataatgctcaatttctcccagaacatgattgcaatcacaaatgctttggttgcaatatcttcatttattttgcttgcaatgaaaaaacacaaaaaaaattaaatcatgatcattttacacaacactccaaaaatgggctggacaaaagtattggcaacctttgaaaaatcatgtgatgcttctctaatttgtgcagCACCTGTtaattacctgtggcacataacaggtggtggcagtaactaaatcacacttgcagacagttcaaatggattaacgtggactcaacctctgtcctgtgtccttgtgtgaaccacattgaacatggagaaaagaaagaccaaagaaccTTCTGATGACTTGAGAAGTaatattgtgaggaagcatgggcaatctcaaggctacaagtccatctccaaagacctgaatgtgtctaccgtgcagtGTCATTGACAAGTGTAAAGCTCACGGCACTGtgtctaacctccctagatgtggccgAAAAAGGAAGatggacgagagatttcaacgaaagattgtgcaaatggtggataaagaacctcgacgaacatccaaacaagttcaagctgtcccgcggtCCGAGGTTAcatcagtgtcaacccgtactatccgtcggtgtctgaatgaaaagggaatcttaaggtaggatacccaggaagaccccacttctgacccagacacATAAAAAAAGTTTGCCAAATCTTACCTgacaaaacgttttggaagaatgttctatggtcagatgagagaaAAGTAGAGCCTTTTGGGAAAAGGCGTCAACTTACAGTTTACAggacaaaaaaacaaggccttcaaagaaatgaGCACAGTCCCCGTAGtcgaacatggcggaggttccccgatgttttggggttgctttgcttcctctggcactggactgcttgaacgtgtgcatggcattatgaagtctggagACTACCAaccaattttgcagcataatgtaaaaagctgggtctccctcagaggtcatgggtcttccagcaggacaatgacccaaaacactagaaagtggtttgagagaaagcattggagacttctggaagtggccagacctgaaccccatagaacacctgtggagagatctgaaaatggcagagacctggagcagttggccaaagaagaacagtgtaaaattccagcagagcattgaaaGAAACtctttgatggataccggaagcgcagttattttgtgtaaaggttgtgctaccaagtatagaccctacccacgtgacgtcacaaccccgctctcctgaatggtaccgcccaattgtccgtcaaaacatagtgttaacctgttacggctacgtacattcctcctatttacggcgtgtttttctgctccttaacattaataatcaaaatggtgacggcgtgtgtggctgttggttgcactaacagaagatggaaggagagacttgaagttttaccgtattccgagggatccaaagaggagagcgaaatggacggctgcaattcgacgtgaaaactgggcaccaaaaaatcaccatagactatgtagtagtcattttatatccggtaagatgcatttaagatatacttagagggttttgggctgacaaataaccacaattaagatcattgctaggctaatcgccgacaacatacacgtatgtatgtagtgagagtgctatcgctaaacattaaaagccctaactccattgacaaacgacatgaaatacattagacttgacagtggatgttagcaataacaaaagattttgaattgaaaatttcgtaactcacctttccaagcacaagatagattcctgccgaattttcgtggacgaggacctgtttcacccaaccagcaacgaagtatttataagcctccaagcgcttgaagtttttcacattttcgtgagaataggctgattttgtgtggacaagatcattgtaaatatcagcgtagcatatGTcactgtcaggcagacagggcgaagacaatgggtcgaaaaacatcgatttgggcatcaaatatggatctggcgactgtatagaacgaagcttttccacataacgccttttatgcaacacatccagtgagtttacggcatcagaaagcaccgcgtcttccatgaaatgcattttaaattcctcgatcaattgaaaccaatgctaatacagagacaaaatgacggacaagtgggcggaaccatacagcgagcacgtggttttgtgacgtaggtgggtagggtctattaggctgagggtgccaatacttttgtccggcccatttttggagttttgtgtaaaatgataacaatttattttttgggggtgtttttttcattgcaagctaaataaatgaggatattacTACcagagcatttgtaattgcaatcattttctgggagtaattgagcattatctgagagaattgcaggggtgccaatacttttggccagcagtttatataaataaatttgatttggctCCTCTACCTATCTGTTTCTGTTTGCTATCTGCCAAACAATAGTCAAGCTGCATTTCCACCACATTTAATTGATTAGATATGCCAGGCCTAATGACGAAAATCTAcctccatttttttctcaatcgacaATCTTAATCATAAAATTGCTTTGGCCTGCCTGCCTGCGCGCGCACACCCACAGTGTCATACACAAATACAGAACCATACCCAAAGGTATGCACACGCACTTTTGGAGGTACGCCGGCAGTTCTTGCGCATAGACTCTCCTGAGAGCCACCTTGTGTTCGGCTTCCATGTGCGTGAGGAGCAGCCGCAGCACGTCGTCGTGGCGACACGCCCTCCTGGGGGCCGGGGGTGCTGCGACCGAGGCGGGCGGGCTCTCCAAAACCGGCAGCAGGTCCAACAGGCAGCGCAATGACAGCTACGTGTCGGAAAACGGCGGCGTCGGTGTTCGCCGTGGTGACAATTTGACAGCGTGCAAGTTACCTGAATGACGCCGGCGTGCGTGCCGTACAGATGCTTGAACAGCGCATCATACATCACGTGAGCCCGATTCAGCGCCCGCAGCTCGCTGGCAGCCTGAAAGAAGCACACAACATGCGAGGCTCTTACACATACGCAACTCGTTAAGGTGACCTTGcatgattatttttattatataccATTATTATATGGACTTTGTTCATGACCGGCTGATACGTagccaatataataaaataatacttACATTCACTGTATGGGTGATGATCTGcatacattgtgatttatcGACCTCAAATAACAGCTTGCAAAAATCGGCTTTAAGCATTAGCAATCggctgaatttattttttaaaaatcggcaTCGGCCTTTGAAGATCCCATATCGGTCAACCTCTAGTGTATATAGTCGTGTGCGCTGACCGTGTTGCTGACAATGTGGTGCAGGCAGCCAACTCCCAGCGTGGACTTGTCGGCCTCATGGTGGTCGCTAAGGAGAAGTGCCGGGCCGAGGAGGCGGGGCAGGTGAGGGGCCAAAAACGGGCGCGGCACCTGAACAGACATTCACATTGCTCCAACCATGGGAAAATAGCTTTTGCGCTGTCAATCAATCTCATTGAGCAGTCCAGCTGCATTGTGGGTCTTGTAGTTGCCGTGCGTGCTTACTTGGAAGAGTGTCCACGCAAACACAAACTTGACCTCGTCGCACCATTGCCACGCCTCCCTTCAAtggacacacatgcacacacactttTTGGACACATTCTCagtctttccaaatgtgacttGGCACAGCAAAAGAAGTTGGAAGACAcacagatattgagatattacccAAATGTATTTTAGTAAGTGAAGTACTGTACTTGCGTGTGCTTGTACTACATGTATTTGCGTGTAATTGTACTACAAATATGTctacttgcgtgtacttgtactataaCACATTGACTTGCGTAAACTTGACTACTTGAGAGTACCTGTACAataggcctgaacaatattggaaaaaaatattgttgcgatttttggggggtttgcgatatgttgcgatattatattgcgatattttaaaaaatgtataagaaATTTTCacagtttggaaagactttggatgactcaccatcaccacagtgtacagtgatccctcgtttttcgcggttaatggggaccagaacccgccgcgataagtgaaaaaccgcaaagtagcgcatcccccccaatttttttttttttttttttttgtgtgttttttgtgctcaatgtatttattcagatttagcactggaaagagatacatataagacatgttttttctcactttttcccccaaagtgatttaaaaaatgtatataaaaagcacttcatatgtcaaaattatgatcagtattaaacataactgtccaaccaaatcatttttgaacaagaataaagtactgtagtagataaatgcttggctttattaaatacttctgtttatctaccttagctgtgaccgttggagtgacatgtagaaatttcaaactcctcatgatcacttctggcatttatatgtctccaacgtctccacacacacacattcattccagcgcggcttccttgcagaaactgtttaacaagttaaacaatgattgacagactgctgcccggcttctttgggcagatcaaagccatcgttaactttaataagcaagtgccgcagtgactgagaggaacaaagggctgggaaaggaagggtgtgaggctgtgcgcagagtagAAAGCAAGGCatatatggattaaaaaaaaaaaaaaaaaaaaactagcgcacttgcttgcgatgggactatcgcacacgtgcacatcgcgatggcgttgtttaaacgatatatcgttcaggcttactgtACAATAAGtacgtactgtatgtatattggTGATTACCTGTTCTACAAGTACGCGTACTCGTGCTACACATACGTGTACTCGTATTTGTAGTACGTGTACTTACTAGCGTGTACTCATACTACAAATACCTGTACTACAATTTTACCGACCGGCAAAGCAACGCTACCAATGCAATTCTTATCCTTATTCTATTCCTTATCTGGCAGCCTAAAGAGGAAGGGGAATGTAACGTACTTTAATATTTTGATCTTGTTTGCAGTACTATTTTTGGCCACCACTCTTACATATTGGTCCTTTAAAGAAAAGTGAAGGGTTGTTGttgcaagaaaaaaagatttatccatTTTCTCCGAATTATGAAAATCCAACACCAAGTGCCAGACTTCAACTCACATTTTTTGAAGATAAAACGTAATGGCAAAATGGTTGATGTCATTGCAAAGTTGGAACTGTACTCCTTTCTATAATGCCAAAACCTcgattttgaaaaatgtgtcaTTGTGACCAATTTTGCTGCGCCGGGTTACAATTCCTAGACGTGAGACTCGACGTTCTTACCTCGTCAGTTGAGGCTGAAGGACATCAAGGACCGCCCCCAAAAGCCCCTCGCCACCGTATTCCCCCGTCAGCATGTGAGCAGAGTCTCGCCATCCTCCCGCTTGAAATAACAATGACTGAAGACGACGAGCAGCTTGTCGCGACGGGACGCTCGTCCACGGCTGCTCCTGTTTCACACAGACAGGTACAACATTTAGAAGCAGAAAACCACTTCGTCCAGCCCTTTTGGCGGGTctccaaggcattcccaggccattTGTGAGATATAATTGCCCCAGCGTGTTGTAGGCCATCTCACTGGGGTGAGACATGCCCAAAATTCCCGACAATTAACAGTTACAACAACCGAAGAACTGTTGTTTCCCTcaacaataactgaaatatttgaatcatttttttcataatgatgacgagctaaaaacgtgactCGGGAGACCAAAACATTACGTCGGTTTTCGTCCGACAAGGCCAAAATTAGTCTAGTTTACAtgatgtcaatgataccgatgatgatgacgacaatatgttcacaatgtgattttattgTACACATACGTAGTTCCGCTTTTTTCCACTGGCGTCACCAAACTCATCAAAAACGGAAAGCTATtgagtgttgctttaactgtCAagatgaattagggctgtcaaacgattaaaaattttaattgagataattacagcttaaaaattcattaatcataattaatcgcaattcaaaccatctataaaatgtgccatatttttctgtgaattattgttggaatggaaagataagacacaagacggatatatacattcaacataaggtacataagtactgtatttgtttattataacattaaatcaacaagatggcattaacattattaaaattctcttaaagcgatccatggatacaaagacttgtacttaagataaatgttagtacaagttatagaaattttatattaaaacccctcttaatgttttcgttttattaaaatttgtaaaattttcaatcaaaaaataaactagtagcttgccattgttgatgtcaataattacaccatgctcactcatggtgtaacacataaaatcagttggacccaagcgccagcagagggcgccaaacacttaaaaacaacaagctgacgttacactgtgctgtcattttaatctgtttgagcgggtcatgtgcgttaattgcgtcaaatattttaacatgattcatttaaaaaattaattaacgcgataattttgacagccctagattttTAATGTATCATTTTATTTACGTTTTTGGATTTTtaggtgatgtaaagcactttgaattcccTTGTGTTGAATCGTGCCAAATCAATTTTCCTTGCGTCTCAATCATGCAGCTTTATGTTTATACGGATGccgcgagaaatgcaatttcatCTTGTCCGCACTCCAGTCGTATATGCAGCAATGTGACAAAAAAGTGATTTGatttgacatacagtatgtgtgtcttCTAATGTCTTTGTAGTCCAAGGGGCGTGTGAGTACACTGTGTTACCTGTGCATGCGTGACAGTGTAAACAAAAACGTGCGGCGCCACGGCCATCGTGACCGCCAGGGCACGCTCGTCCTGCCCCGCGACGTCCGCTTTCCTCAGCAGAGCTTGCAGAGCAGCGCACGCGCCTGTGGCCAGGATGGGCGCGTTTGCATAGTGCTCAGGCGGGGCTCCCTGGGCTCGGTCGTATGGCGGCAGAGAGGCGCAGCCGATCAGAGCGCGGACGACAGAGACGTACGCGGATACGACGCCTTCGGCGTCTGCGTCGAACAGCCAGTGATGGTCGGCGGCTCTGAAGAAGCTAGCGACTCCATCGATAAGAACGCCGGGTTCCGGGGGTCGGTCGATCAAACGCCGCTGCAGTTTGGACAAAAGTGCTGTGATTGGCGGGAGGGTCGTGGAGGGCAAGGCCTGGACTTTGTCATCCAGTTGAAGGTCATCAATTAACCGCAAAAGGTCCATCATGGCCGTCTGAAACATCAACAACCAAACAATCTTTTAGAAAGTACCTGTATTTTATTGTTTGGATCTTAACTTTCAATAAAATGTAGTCACATACTTTTTACAAATTCAGTCCATTTTTTGCAGCAACCAATAAAAACAATACATACCAGCTAGGCCTGTCCAGTAATACATTTTATCAAGCGATATATTGTGTCATAAATTGCCGACATGCAACTTTTGTTTATTAATCTCCTATTCAAATGCAAtgaattgttattcttaaaaaacaaactaaattaaaaatgttttttaaaccgcATAATGAGTCATTTGAAGGCTAGCTAAGTGCAGAATATAAAAAAGGTTGGAAACCCAACGCCCTTTTCTTCTCTGCCAATCTGAGCCCATCAAAAGTGTACAGACAAGTATATACGAAATATGgtcggcgccatcttggaaaatgtctgcgccGAACTTCCAGTTTAGAAGGAACAACATGaaatgcggttgaagtaagcactgcagtgttgacaaagttaaaactgcaaaatcaagccacaggaacccacggaatctcccaaAATGGATTTAGCACGGCGTAGAtaagacgtagatgagattgtatgattgttcttatcacttcgttgatcattcgtggacaaaattataacaacctatgCAGCCTGTGTCaacgtgaggtgtagattgatacgccgcccacttgagtgaccaaaatgaggtgaaattacaaatattaaaggtgccgaatgcagaagggctgacacggattttgttgttacaaggaaatactataaggtatgtacatataaacaaaaatagtatgtcattttattaattgcagatattgatcgcaagaaAACATTTGGAGAACAAGATTCCATGTTTcatttacagtccctgacaagtcttgtcgcttatccattttgtagaaacgattgcttataacctgacttttaatgattcaattggtttcagaaatggctcatatgaaagctaaggccctcccaaatgatgctgaatgtggaaaaatatatttctttcactgaaaaaaatatttatcatttaatgaagacataaaggtcaaattttggcaaaacaaaagttttgtcgcttacagagagtagtgtgaaaattgaacaaaaaacgtacttcaaatacaaaaatattaccTAAGTGAATTAAGTAGAGGTGCtgcgagatccaaatttaatattttgtatgacttccgtgGGCTTGaacgactgcatccatgcggtttggcaaggattcatacaatttattgatgaagtcatcaggaacgtcAACGAAAGCAGTCTTCattattcttgggtttcgtcttccatgcttcctctttcatccaaccccagacatgctcaatgatgttcatgtctggtgacaagGCTGGctcgttttgtttagatgcaaacaggcagaacgtactaaaaaaatgccttaagaaaatacttaaatgtagttatatcaaattagggcggtttaaatacgctacgtgactaatgtggtcaactgcttcaaagccaacacaacaaaacacaatggttGAATGTAGgatagggtaatacatgcacaaagtatttttgaggcaatgaaaaggtactaaaaaactaaacaaaaatggTGAGTACTCGACATTTCTAACTGATGTGCGCAGGCGTGCGgacttcgccgcgtagtaaggaatggccgaacagtcctaaatactaaatattatacaagTGATTCTTCTTCACCTAAATGGCACAAAAACACTGATTCTAGTAAgggtcatttttgacacatTTATGGAAGTGTCGGGTTCAGCCACTTGTACATATACGGGTAAATGAATGAGCCGCTTGTTCCAAAGATATTTTCCAAACTTTACACTTTCAGAAACTGACACGCTAAACCTCGCATGAAATGTTAACACGTGTGTCGTTCTTACCTTTTACATCGTTCCGATGATTTTGTCGAAATTTTCGTTTACAAAACCGAATCCTCCGAAACTTCCGCCTTGGGTGGGTACCTCTGTAAAAAACTTCCCATCGGAAACAAAAGCGAACAAACAAGCGGTCCGTCGAAAATGTTCCCAGTGACGAACTTCCGTCGTCGCGGTACATGTGAAATAATGAAGGCATGAATTCATTTAACGATGTTTTGATAAAAATGCTTTATTTCTTTATCGTCAGAGAATAGAAAATGTATTCAGAAAAAATAAGACGTCATATAAGCAGAATAAATAAccaccttgtttttttttttctcttaaaatATTCTTCACCTTAGAAATGAATGAGAAAGGAAAAATGGAtagaaataaattgaaaatgtcTTTGCATTTTAACTGAAATCTTCAAATATATTTATAACAAATTGGAGAGTAAGAACAAATGCAATCATTATACcaatacagatttttttaatatgaataaataatttcATTCAAAACTATTATCAAAACCAGTGGACAGCCAGGACCGTCTATGAACTGGAACTGATGCAGCGAAGATATAAAAATGATGGGTGACTCATTACAATTGCATTGAGggggtaaaaaaacaacaacaaaaatgttttaacaACCGATAGGCAGGATGCGTTtgtatcaagggcgtaggtttggtctcaacattggtaggaatgatataacagcataatctgcatgtacactttttgctggagacgggacgttaataaaaccaaacagattgggtgaacgtgtGCTCAATTTCTCGCCAATATGACCCTA of Corythoichthys intestinalis isolate RoL2023-P3 chromosome 3, ASM3026506v1, whole genome shotgun sequence contains these proteins:
- the tti2 gene encoding TELO2-interacting protein 2 isoform X1; amino-acid sequence: MMDLLRLIDDLQLDDKVQALPSTTLPPITALLSKLQRRLIDRPPEPGVLIDGVASFFRAADHHWLFDADAEGVVSAYVSVVRALIGCASLPPYDRAQGAPPEHYANAPILATGACAALQALLRKADVAGQDERALAVTMAVAPHVFVYTVTHAQEQPWTSVPSRQAARRLQSLLFQAGGWRDSAHMLTGEYGGEGLLGAVLDVLQPQLTREAWQWCDEVKFVFAWTLFQVPRPFLAPHLPRLLGPALLLSDHHEADKSTLGVGCLHHIVSNTAASELRALNRAHVMYDALFKHLYGTHAGVIQLSLRCLLDLLPVLESPPASVAAPPAPRRACRHDDVLRLLLTHMEAEHKVALRRVYAQELPAYLQKMGVCVCRHLGRLTRVLPAYLEVSDGPEEVTRINVLRALEIILTAAWPRLATGVGTWLPCLLRLLVDTTSDPLLSPCVARQLTQRVARCLTLLDAALQGGLQCALKQVDTSCCTAEVASCLAVVTTATESHSHCHGHNFSDAPV
- the tti2 gene encoding TELO2-interacting protein 2 isoform X2, giving the protein MMDLLRLIDDLQLDDKVQALPSTTLPPITALLSKLQRRLIDRPPEPGVLIDGVASFFRAADHHWLFDADAEGVVSAYVSVVRALIGCASLPPYDRAQGAPPEHYANAPILATGACAALQALLRKADVAGQDERALAVTMAVAPHVFVYTVTHAQEQPWTSVPSRQAARRLQSLLFQAGGWRDSAHMLTGEYGGEGLLGAVLDVLQPQLTREAWQWCDEVKFVFAWTLFQVPRPFLAPHLPRLLGPALLLSDHHEADKSTLGVGCLHHIVSNTAASELRALNRAHVMYDALFKHLYGTHAGVIQLSLRCLLDLLPVLESPPASVAAPPAPRRACRHDDVLRLLLTHMEAEHKVALRRVYAQELPAYLQKCVCIPLEWACACVATLVVSLAFCQLTWRSATAPKRSRESTCCGPSRSS